In one Lolium rigidum isolate FL_2022 chromosome 3, APGP_CSIRO_Lrig_0.1, whole genome shotgun sequence genomic region, the following are encoded:
- the LOC124697605 gene encoding pentatricopeptide repeat-containing protein At5g14080-like, translating to MAAKFLPQRHPRNPRARRMLLLLPASVSHNCPCFLRLSQIGRDQDEMAAKFSPPPDAATFPAPNGPARRAPHIAIFFTALLSILGACTLRCPPLSDATRALAASALLRHGRLPDALAHFGLLPGSAPLPAALCNSLLAALASTGSLAAARKVFDRMLVTATELDTVGFGVFVKNVGRRDGLDEVLRLVDAVHHQGDSIINRSLVAAMVVDGLCREGRIEDAWRALEDMRLRGWKPDFVAYRIVSEGFRIAERADEEGRILKQKRKLGVAPRKVDYRELLLALVSNRQISEAKEMAEAIVSGDFPIDDDVLNVLVCSVSEIDADAAIMFCKFMIGQGRLPSTEVLVQLCESLCRNKKGDEMWEMFKVLLDRGCWTSEKDYHLVVSFLGKAGKVREAYDVIKEIKRKRLDPGISSYNSLMVTLCRNDLLRPAKKLWDEMFTSGCSPNLQTYNILITKFAEIGETGEVQQLFDHMLQKGVAPDGATYTSVITMLCQENKYEQAEEIFNKSVVQDPKLASSVLTVLILALCKQGSFKAALNVMFSVPSNIESSNSHVILLKFLTDAEEIEMALEHIKWIKRCCSSTFKGIMNELMASLSTSASLQPVTKLVRYLHSQGLVDEVGPWMKMIENVYA from the exons ATGGCCGCCAAATTCCTGCCGCAGCGACATCCACGGAATCCCCGCGCCCGACG GATGCTCCTGCTGCTCCCAGCGTCCGTGTCGCACAACTGCCCCTGCTTTCTTCGACTGTCGCAGATAGGCCGCGACCAGGACGAGATGGCGGCCAAGTTCTCGCCACCACCGGATGCAGCGACCTTCCCCGCGCCCAACGGCCCTGCCCGGAGGGCGCCGCACATCGCCATCTTTTTTACTGCTCTGCTTTCGATCCTGGGAGCCTGCACGC TAAGGTGTCCTCCGCTCTCCGACGCCACCCGCGCGCTCGCGGCCTCCGCTCTCCTCCGCCACGGCCGCCTCCCCGACGCGCTCGCGCACTTCGGCCTCCTCCCGGGCTCCGCCCCGCTCCCCGCGGCGCTCTGCAACTCCCTGCTCGCCGCGCTAGCGTCCACCGGGTCACTCGCCGCCGCGCGCAAGGTGTTCGACAGAATGCTGGTTACCGCCACTGAGCTGGACACTGTCGGCTTCGGGGTGTTCGTCAAGAACGTGGGCAGGAGGGACGGGTTGGACGAGGTCCTGCGGCTGGTGGACGCGGTGCACCATCAGGGGGACTCGATCATCAACAGGTCTCTTGTCGCAGCGATGGTCGTCGATGGTTTGTGTCGGGAGGGGAGGATAGAGGATGCTTGGCGGGCTTTGGAGGATATGAGGTTACGCGGATGGAAGCCCGATTTTGTAGCGTACAGGATCGTGTCTGAGGGGTTTAGGATAGCGGAAAGGGCAGACGAGGAAGGGAGGATCTTGAAGCAGAAGAGGAAGCTCGGTGTTGCCCCAAGGAAGGTGGACTACAGAGAGCTTTTGCTTGCGTTGGTGTCCAACAGGCAGATCTCTGAGGCGAAGGAGATGGCGGAGGCCATTGTATCAGGCGATTTCCCCATTGATGACGATGTGTTGAATGTCCTCGTCTGTTCGGTGTCTGAGATTGATGCTGATGCTGCCATTATGTTCTGCAAGTTCATGATAGGGCAGGGGAGATTGCCAAGTACCGAGGTGCTTGTACAGCTTTGCGAGAGCCTTTGCAGGAATAAGAAGGGTGATGAGATGTGGGAAATGTTTAAGGTGCTTTTGGATAGGGGGTGTTGGACGAGTGAGAAGGACTACCATCTGGTGGTGTCATTCTTGGGCAAGGCAGGAAAGGTGAGAGAGGCATATGATGTGATCAAGGAGATAAAAAGAAAGAGGCTAGATCCTGGCATTTCGTCATACAATTCTCTCATGGTAACACTCTGTAGAAATGACCTCCTTAGACCAGCTAAGAAGTTGTGGGATGAGATGTTCACCAGTGGGTGTAGTCCAAATCTGCAGACCTACAATATACTTATAACAAAATTTGCAGAGATTGGTGAAACTGGAGAAGTCCAGCAGCTGTTTGATCACATGCTCCAGAAAGGAGTGGCCCCAGATGGTGCAACATACACTTCAGTCATTACTATGCTGTGCCAAGAAAACAAATATGAACAGGCTGAGGAAATCTTCAACAAGTCTGTAGTGCAGGATCCTAAACTAGCTAGTTCAGTGCTAACTGTACTTATCCTTGCACTCTGTAAACAAG GTAGCTTTAAAGCAGCATTGAATGTAATGTTCAGTGTTCCATCCAATATTGAGAGCTCGAATTCACATGTCATTTTGTTGAAGTTCCTAACAGATGCCGAGGAAATAGAAATGGCCCTTGAACACATAAAATGGATTAAGCGCTGCTGCAGCTCTACGTTTAAGGGCATAATGAACGAACTAATGGCTTCTCTTTCGACTTCTGCTAGTCTTCAACCTGTCACAAAGTTGGTTCGCTATTTACATTCTCAGGGGCTTGTTGACGAAGTTGGCCCATGGATGAAGATGATAGAGAATGTTTATGCTTGA
- the LOC124697604 gene encoding pentatricopeptide repeat-containing protein At5g14080-like, translated as MAPPPSAPRLLLARLARLAATRGISGRARPPPSAHAAAAPTSTPEAFHAHLASLAAPSRASHPATLPSLLAALSRARAARLPLLPATRALAASALLRHGRLPDALAHFGLLPGSAPLPAPLCNSLLAALASTGSLAAARKVFDRMLVTATELDTVGFGVFVKNVGRRDGLDEVLRLVDTVHYQGDSIINRSLVAAMVVDGLCREGRIEDAWRALEDMRLRGWKPDFVAYRIVSEGFRIAERAEEEGRILKQKRKLGVAPRKVDYRELLLALVSNRQISEAKEMAEAIVSGDFPIDDDVLNVLVCSVSEVDADAAIMFCKFMIGQGRLPSTEVIVQLCESLCRNKKGDEMWEMFKVLLDRGCWTSEKDYHLVVSFLGKAGKVREAYDVIKEIKRKRLDPGISSYNSLMVTLCRNDLLRPAKKLWDEMFTSGCSPNLQTYNILITKFAEIGETGEVQQLFDHMLQKGVAPDGATYTSVITMLCQENKYEQAEEIFNKSVVQDPKLASSVLTVLILALCKQGSFKAALSVMFSVPSNIETSNSHVILLKFLTDAGEIEMALEHIKWIKRCCSSTFQGIMNELMASLSTSASLQPVTKLVRYLHSQGLVDEVGPWMKMIENVYA; from the exons ATGGCCCCGCCGCCGTCagccccgcgcctcctcctcgcccgcctcgcccgcctcgccgccaCGCGCGGCATCTCTGGCCGTGCCCGCCCGCCGCCctccgcccacgccgccgccgcgcccacctCCACTCCAGAGGCCTTCCACGCGCACCTCGCGTCGCTCGCCGCGCCCTCCCGCGCCAGCCACCCGGCCACGCTCCCCTCCCTCCTGGCCGCGCTCTCCCGCGCCCGCGCCGCGCGGCTGCCGCTTCTCCCCGCCACCCGCGCGCTCGCGGCCTCCGCTCTCCTCCGCCACGGCCGCCTCCCCGACGCGCTCGCGCACTTCGGCCTCCTCCCGGGCTCCGCCCCGCTCCCCGCGCCGCTCTGCAACTCCCTGCTCGCCGCGCTCGCCTCGACCGGGTCACTCGCCGCCGCGCGCAAGGTGTTCGACAGAATGCTGGTTACCGCCACCGAGCTGGACACAGTCGGCTTCGGGGTGTTCGTCAAGAACGTGGGCAGGAGGGACGGGCTGGACGAGGTCCTGCGGCTGGTGGACACGGTGCACTATCAGGGGGACTCGATCATCAACAGGTCTCTTGTCGCAGCGATGGTCGTCGACGGTTTGTGTCGGGAGGGGAGGATAGAGGATGCTTGGCGGGCTTTAGAGGATATGAGGTTACGTGGATGGAAGCCCGATTTTGTCGCGTACAGGATCGTGTCTGAGGGGTTCAGGATAGCGGAAAGAGCAGAGGAGGAAGGGAGGATTTTGAAGCAGAAGAGGAAGCTCGGCGTCGCGCCAAGGAAGGTGGACTACAGAGAGCTTTTGCTCGCGTTGGTGTCCAACAGGCAGATCTCTGAGGCGAAGGAGATGGCGGAGGCCATTGTATCAGGCGATTTCCCCATTGATGACGATGTGTTGAATGTCTTGGTCTGTTCGGTGTCTGAGGTTGATGCTGATGCTGCCATTATGTTCTGCAAGTTCATGATAGGGCAGGGAAGATTGCCAAGTACCGAGGTGATAGTACAGCTTTGCGAGAGCCTTTGCAGGAATAAGAAGGGTGATGAGATGTGGGAAATGTTTAAGGTGCTTTTGGATAGGGGGTGTTGGACGAGCGAGAAGGACTACCATCTGGTGGTGTCATTCTTGGGCAAGGCAGGAAAGGTGAGAGAGGCGTATGATGTGATCAAGGAGATAAAAAGAAAGAGGCTGGATCCTGGCATTTCGTCATACAATTCTCTCATGGTAACACTCTGTAGAAATGACCTCCTTAGACCAGCTAAGAAGTTGTGGGATGAGATGTTCACCAGTGGGTGTAGTCCAAATCTGCAGACCTACAATATACTTATAACAAAATTTGCAGAGATTGGTGAAACTGGAGAAGTCCAACAGCTGTTCGATCACATGCTCCAGAAAGGAGTGGCCCCTGATGGCGCAACATACACTTCAGTCATTACTATGCTGTGCCAAGAAAACAAATATGAACAGGCTGAGGAAATCTTTAACAAGTCTGTAGTGCAGGATCCTAAACTAGCTAGTTCAGTGTTAACTGTACTTATCCTTGCACTCTGTAAACAAG GTAGCTTTAAAGCAGCATTGAGTGTAATGTTCAGTGTTCCATCCAATATTGAGACCTCGAATTCACATGTCATTTTGTTGAAGTTCCTAACAGATGCCGGGGAAATAGAAATGGCCCTTGAACACATAAAATGGATTAAGCGCTGCTGCAGCTCTACGTTTCAGGGCATAATGAACGAACTAATGGCTTCTCTTTCGACTTCTGCTAGTCTTCAACCTGTCACAAAGTTGGTTCGTTATTTACATTCTCAGGGGCTTGTTGACGAAGTTGGCCCATGGATGAAGATGATAGAGAATGTTTATGCTTGA